The genome window ctacttttttcaacgtgATTATTTTATACCTAAACCTGCGTTTTGCACCAACGACGGCAAAGACGCTTCGTGAAGCTGCTGTTGGCTCAGCTGCACCGCCACCAGAGCCGCCGCTAAATTTCTGTCTTCCTCGGTCAAATCCTGCGACAACAGGGCTTCGGAGGCGTACGGAACCGGGATGAAATCGGTCGCCGCGAGGTCCACCACGAGCCCATTGTGGTGCTGCAACAATTCCGTTCCTAACAGTTGCGAATTCTCGGGCAGTCTTTGGATCATGTACTGCGGAGTAGGCACGTCGTTGATCACAACGTTTTCCAACAGTTCGGGACCCGATTCCGCATTTTCCATTTCTGAAAATTAAATCCCGTTCAAAATTCGCGCCGCACCGGAAATGGCGATTGATAGTGTTGACACGACGTTTCAAGGTCGCCGATTTTCTGCTTTTGCTCGACAAAGAAATCAGGCTTCCTATCCGAATAGACGTTACAGTACCTTCGGTTTTTATTCTGAATGCACCGCTGAATGCTTTATTGTGGATATAACGGCGTagttttcattattatttgtaaTATTACACTTAAATCACATCGACACAGCGAAAACTGACAACAGTGGGACATTAAACGGAAGTGCACTTGCGCCCTCGATGCCAAAATGGCGGACGATTGAATCATTTTTCGTAAATTCGACTTTTTGATTCAACGCTTTTTGCAGATTTTGCAACACAAAATTGTGCCGTCGACTGAATTCGGTTTTTTTAGGATTTATTGTGAACATTACGGAACACGTAGTTTTTCAACGTTATGAAACCAGTTTTTGATTTGAATTTCGTAATGGAGGTTATGTTATTGTTTTAAGGGTAAAAACATTGATACATGtaaaaaagaataattcaTAAATTACAGGTTGTTTTATTGAGATATAATATCAGTATTATACATGATAGGACGGTGCACAAACATATCTATTAAAACTTTGTTACGAATTGAACGAAATATCAATCAGACAATTGAAATGATAGAAGGCACTTTACGGGATGCaagttaaataaaactttgacTATGTACACAactcaataaataaatacaacttcatattaataaaaacaaatatacGTTAAAATTAACGGAATAAAGATATAACGACCACTGGCGGCAAAtacattcttttaaaaaattaataaaacaatgtTAGGAACTCCACTAACAAATAAGCtagttattattgttttaaagcTACCGCGTAATATCATATACAATTTATTCACGTTACATGGGCTTTCGCTTCCATCTAGCCGGTGATTTTatctaaaaacaacaaatcatAAAATCGTCCCGGTCAGTTGGAAGCTCCACAACTACgaataaaaagaaaacgaaaacTAATCACAATGATTTTTACATGGTCCTCAATTGGTCAAATTTATAATGAGGTAAAGACAATGCGTTCTCTCGTCGTCAGTCTAACATCAAATTTGCCAAgcattttatataataaaattCCATTCTCTTTGGTATACATCCGAATTCttacaaatataaaattactgtatataaaataataatgagtATAAAATACGTCCGCACACCTCACGGAATTTTACAAATCGGATTTGTACTTATTGGCAAGAAATACAATTAGGTGTTTGTCCTCTCTTGCgcatttttaagaaaacgaATCAATTAGGGCCTTTCTACAGCTAAAATCACTAATTGAGAAGTAGATTATCACAGTTATTTCGAAAACCTGTTAAAAATCTCCAAAAACCTATTCGAATATTGGATGGAAACGGAGCGCTTCGCTCCTCGACCTGTGACCAGATCGACGTTTCTCCAAGTTAAAAGTGGAGTGTCCGGACGAGAATCGCCCCCGCCGGATCGATCCCCAACCCATTCTTTGGTAGCGCGCAAAATGGATACGAGGTAGGGTTGCCAGACGTCCCGATTAATCGGGATTGTCCCGATTATGGGACTGAAGTCCCGTGTCCCGAACGTATGTCGCGGGGACATCTTTTTGTCCCGATTTTTCACTTTCGGCGTACTCAAGTAGTTTGTAGTGTTATTTTGAACTATTTAATGCGCATTGTGCAGTGCGCACCTATGGTTTGGTTAGTTTACTCGCAGTGCATACAACCACACAAAAGTGATTTTTATCCAGTTTATGTTGGAGCTGCtgagtaaatattttaaatacagtgagcggcaaaagtatggaataaattcattaaaatttaaacaaaatttttttcaaaaaaatctttggacaggtcaattttagtttataaaaatacatattttaatataaaatacaattccaagcagtcatttgttttcgagttatgacgtcatcgatagtttttttaaatggaaaccccctattttttttcttgattttgatagcccttttaattgtctaaacgccagtataaaaattttgttaccttacataaggaaatttttgagaaaaaaaataataaagttcgaaaaaattaattttataacgaacaaaaacaagtcaaaaactgtgttagtaagtacttaaaattatggaattaaatgtttgaattggcatcccccagcttgttgccaataagcaagtttatgaagaaattccccctgttttagttttatcccagcacccaatcaaaattaaaatttctatacgttgtgtttttgataaatgagtcattttcttaaacgttttgtaaaacaaataacacatacgaatgaaattgagtGTAACatttgacttacctactttttttgacttgtttttgttagttataaaattgattttttccaaattttttttttctcaaaaatttccttatgtaagataaatacataaatacactgtcatttagacaattataAGGGATAtcagaatcaataaaaaaaatagggggtttccatttaaaaaaactatcgatgacgtcatcactcgaaaacaaatgactgcttggaattttctttgatactaaaacatgtatttttataaactataattgacctgtcccaagatttttttgaaaaaaatgttgtttaatttttaaggaatttattccatacttttgccgctcactgtatatactCGTacttataacaataggtaacatATGTTTTGAACCACCCTCCCCCTCTCACTGTTTTATTGCTGTCCCGATTTCAGTCAATGCAGATCTGGCAACCCTAATACGAGGCGATTCGACGTCCGAACGATGATTAGATAATATATTTACAGTAAAACTCGTCGGCGGTGGCGCGACGGATTGGTGGGGCGGCGAAAACGAAGAAAAACTATCCGGAAAAAGCGGCCAACGATCACATCTAAACAACTAAGCGGGACTCCCAAAAACCGTCAAGTCCGAAAAGAAATCACTCTCGGGTTTCGTAAAATGTGCGTGCGTGCGCGACTCGATTTTATTGTCTgtccattttgtttgttgGCAATTTTCGACTGGACGGTTTTTGTTGGCTCGTATAGACCCTATCCGATCACGCCACCACCTCTTTGGTTAGACTAATAAAATCCCCCAAAAAGCGGGTCTCCTTCCGCCGACAAACACCTACTTTCCGGTGAGCGTTTAAGGCTACACTTTTGGTCACTCTTAGCTAGAAGCAGCTTATGGAATGCAACTTTGCAGGCACAATGAAACTAAACGGCAACAACGCTAAGCTCCTACGGTTCCCCTTCGGGTTTCTTGTGGCGTAACAGATAAACGTTCATGTTGTCTTTGCCCTTGACGTAGACCGAGCCGCGCGGCTGGAAGGCGTACTTCTCCTCGAGCACCTTGAGGCAGTTCTCGCCGACCTGGATGTGACCGTTGACGCCGGTCGAGTCCATCCTCGAGGCGATGTTGACGGCGTCGCCCCAGATGTCGTAGTACAACTTGGTGTCGCCGATGACCGCCGCGGTCACGTCGCCGAAGTTGTAGCCGATGCGCAGGATCAGGTTGAACTCGAGGAGGTCGCGGTTGAAGTCGCTGATCACGTTCTGCATCTCGAGGGCGAAGTCCATCAGGGCGTAGAGGTGGTCGTGGGGGTCGGTCTGCTTCTGGCGCGTCTCCGAGTTGAGCCCGCTCGCGGCCATGAAAGTGCTCCCGATGGTCTTGATCTTTTCGACGCTCTCGAACTCCTCGCGGTCGAGCAACTCGTCGAAGTCGGCGATCAGCTCGTTCAGCACCCTCAAGTACTCCTTCCCGCCCAGGTAGCTCTCGTCGTACATCTCGTTGAAGTTGACGATGCTCGCGAATATGATCCCCACGTCTTTGAAGTTCTCCGAGTACTTGGCGTTGCGCTTCAGCTGGTCGGCCACGTGTTCAGGTACGATGTTGTAGATCAGGTAGTCGGCTTGGGTCTTCAGGTTCTGCACGTTGATCTTGTCCCGGTTGGAGACGTAGTTGGCGTGGAAACTCAACCGGTAGCCGATCTCGAACTCGCGATTCAGCAGACAAACGAGCACCAACAGCAGGAAGAGGTCCATCAGGATCTCGGATTTGTACAGGAAACTGTAGTGCTCCAGACTGTCGTCGTAGCGGTTCGACTGGGTCTTGTTGGCGTCGTCGAGTATCGCCACGATCGGATTCAACTCGACGTTCTTCTCCTTGGTTTCGACGAAAAAATTCGAACAAGTCCCGTTGAGGAACAGCGGAATGAAAATGGCGGCGAACAACACCGCCAGGAAATTCTTCATCCAGCAGTTCAGCTGGGTGAAGTTGCAAAAGTGGATCACCCCCACGAACAGCAAATACGTGTACAGATAGTTCGACGTTTCGGACGTGGTGAACACCTTCGTGCAGAAATTTATCAGGACGGTCACCAGAGGCAGACTTACCAAGACGGCGCCGAACATGTTCCACCTGTAAAAGCGTGAAACGCAGCCCAGACACTTGTCCGAGCACTCGACGACGCGCTTCGAGCACAACGCCCAACCCAGAGCCTGCACGGCCACGAAAAACGACGACATCACCAGCCACAGAGTGGTGTGGCCGTACAGGAGCCACAGCGAGACGGACACGATGACGAAGGCTAGACTGGAAACGCAAACGTCGAAGTAAGTGTTGAATTTCGAGTTGGCCAGAGTCAGGATGGAGTCGGGCTGCTCGAGAGAGTGGACGTTGGCGCGGTAATCCTGCTCCATCTGTCCGTCCTTGAAGAACAGCGACAACTTCCGCAACTGCGGTTTGATAAAATAGGAACCTCTCGACTTGGAGTTTTCTTGTACGCACTTGATTAATTGACGGTCTGATTGTTTTCGCAAGTGTTGGATGCAGGCGCCCCATTTGTCGAAGAAGGGGCCCGGCTTCCGCACGGAGTATTGGGGGGAACTCACCGTGCTGTGACTCGATGTGTAGTAACCCGAGACTCGGTGTTGCAGCATGTCTGAATTGGGAAGTGTGTTGTCGAGCTGCAACAAACTCTTGTTCAGTCTCCGGTCCGCTTTTGTTCACGCCATCAATCAGTAGAGACACCTAGCTTGTCCTTGATAGCAGCTTTTTTGCACGTGTGATGCTAATCTGGCGATACTTTTTACGTTGCCCGATGGTGGCGCAACGATCATTTTTTGTGATTGTGCACATTGCGAATTTTCTTTGCCcgatttggttttgttcgataatccagtcaaataaaaattttgcttgaattaattttaatagtaaCAAAATACTATTAAAGAGATTTCCTTCCCTCCCTTTGAACCAGAAAGATCCCgaataatataattttccgAAAATCACATTAATTACGAgggtaaaataatttattacatcCGTACTAGTACAAATCAATCCATTAGATCCTATTATACTAGACATTTGCACCGAAGAAAATActcagatttttattctgcGTATTTTCTGGCGTCATCTGGAAGCCTTCCAGCGAAATACCGCCAGACCGACTCCATATTGTATTTACACATGCTCACAAAACTTCAAGGAGCTGTCCGTACTGATTGACGGCAATACTGTGCCCCTACCTGCTGGACGCTGCTCCTGCGACTGTTGCTCTTGATCCCCGAGTCTTTCCTGCTGTGTACCGACTGTGCCGCGAAGTGGTCGTCCAGGAGCGAAATGTTAGTGAGCCTCCCCGGAACCTCCAAGGAGATTTTCCCCCTTTCGGTGTTGCCCACTGTGACGCTAGCGCTCGTCGTCCTCTCCCGCGGGAACACGTCAAAGTTGGGCGACCGTCCGCGTCTAGATCGATTGCTCCCCGCCCTTTGCAGAAACGAGAACTCGTTCGGGGACCTCCCGTACTGCGATCGATAACTCCCCGTTCTCATGAACTGGTTCAGCTCCCCCGGGGAGTAGTCGTATTGTCCGACGTCGCTCCTCGACTGACTTATGTACGATTTCACGTCGATGGTGTCCCTGGGGTCGTCCAAAAAAATACTGCTGCGTTTGTCGTCGTCCGCGTCGGTGACGCTAATAAAGGattctttctttttgccgttGGAGACGTTCGACGTTTCGATTATCGTCGGCACTTGCTGGTAGCCCCCGGACGTCGATATTCTGTCCTCCGAATTCGACGGGACTTGTTGGTCGATCTCCAGGTCGGTTTTACCTTCGGCTTTCCGGAGGAATTTCGGTATCTTCCAGCTCTTCAGTTTCACGGTGTACTTGCCCGAGCTGGcggtcgaagttggcgttttCACGTTATCACAGTCAGCGCTTTCTTTGCAATTATCGCCTTCTTGTTCGTTTTCCGAGTCGAGGATGCTCGGCAGGCTGCTCGCTTTGATCTTGCAGACGTCCGGCGACAGCATGTTCGGATTGTGAGCGGCCTTGATGTGAGTGGTGTCGCAGGAGAGGACGCGAGGCCTGGACTGGGGCGACATGGACGGCGACGACGTCGGCGGCGACACGAACAGCTGCAGCGAGTTGGTGTACTTTTGTCTGCCTTCAGCGCGAAAACTGCCGCTGTACGATGGCGTCCGATCCCCGACTCTACCAAGAATAAAAAACGTTTTCAGTcctaaaaacaaacaagaaacAATAATCCAGTTACGTACTACATTCTGGTTACCTCACCTAGAACTGGCTCTCCCTCCTCGAACAGGTACATGTCCTGGAGGAACTCGCACGTCTTCTCCGATATGTGCACCGTGCCGGGTTTCCCCGTGGACTCCATGCGATTAGCAAGAGTGACGTCGTTGCTCcaaacgtcaaatttgaaCCTCCTCGTGCCGACGATCCCGCACAAGACCGTCCCCGTGTGCACCCCGACTCTCATGTTGACCCCCTCGTTTTTCTCTTGCTCGAATTGTTTGATCGCTTGGATCATACTCAACCCCATTTCCACGCAGCATTTGGCGTGATCCGGGCGCGGTTCCGGACACCCCGAGACGCAATAGTAACAATCCCCCAACGTCGAGATCTTTTCGCAATTGTGGAACTTGCACAAGTGGTCGAATCTTTGGAAGAGGTTGTTAAGAATTTCCACCAGTTCTTCGGCGCTCTTCTTGCTGGCCATCTTGGTGAAGCCGACGATGTCGGCGAAGAGGATGCTCACGTTTTCCACTCGATTCATGTTGAACGGACGAAAAAGCGAGCGGATGTCGTTGGTCTCGGGGTCCGAGTTGCGCTGGTCGCTCTTGGTGAAGGTCTCCTCCTCGTTGAGCAACCAATCCGCCACGCTGGACGGCATCAGCGAGTGGATCATGTTCTCCTTCAGCTTCTTCTCGGATTCGAGCTGGCGCCTCACCAGCAAGCTCTGCCCGACCTTCATGAACGTGTTCCTCATGCGCACGTTGGTCATGATGAGGATGTGGAGCCCGATCAGGTGGATGCAAATGTGCGACAACAGCCGGACCGTGATGGTGGAGGCGTCGAACGGTTGGTTCTGGAGACAGTGCGTTAGAATTTCGAACGCCGACGAGTAGCAAATTCCGATCGTGATGCTCATGTAGAGTTTGAGCGGGATCAAAGTGTAAATCACCATCAGGAGTTCGATGCAAATGGAGAAGTGCCCCACGGGACTTATGTCTGATGTGGTGGGGAAACTGAGCGGGTCCGTTTTCATAGGTACCAACACGACAAACGACAGATTGATTATGCACAGGATGAAAGCCACAATCAGAGACATGAGCAGCATGTGTTTGTTGTAGACCTCGGTGTAAGTCATGATTAGGAATATCGCCACCAGCAGCATCAACACCCCCAGGACTGCGCACAATGTCGGCCAGTGATTGGTCTTCGAAACTATGCCGGTCACCAGGAAGTACACCAGCCACGAGAATGAAATTAGCAACATGTACCATAATGCATACCTGCCAAAGGTCCTATTAGTGTCACGAATTGCAGCGTCCTTGATGTAAGACCGAGCCGAAGTTAGTCTCAAGGAGGCTAACACGTCTTTAAAATACGAAAGGACTCTTGCAGATCATTCTGGCCCTCTGGTGGCCAAAATGTGAAACTtcgaaaaatgtcaaatatgtCAAGTACAagtttgattttcttttttgaaaatgcattTGTGGGTCGAATTTGAcgttatttcgtattttacgATTATGAAACGGTGAGTGGTTAATAATTTCGCACGAGAGCCAACGCCACCTGGATGAGGTGAAAAAAGCCATTGCACAAGGCTGGCCTTTTTGGGGCACTTTTTGCGCAACTTTGAAAATGTGAGGACTTCGACTCGGTGTTACTAGAGTTGATTTGTGGGAGGTGCCTACCTGAATTTGAACCTGCTGTGCGAACTGGAGCTCCTTTTGTACTGTTCCTCTAGGATTTCAGAGTCGAATGTGGGATCCCACCAGGACTTTTGCGCGGCTCGCTCGAACGGAATGGGAAAAAATCGGCCCCAGCAGCCGCTCTGCTCAGAGACCTGGGCCAGGTAGAGTTGCAACTGCGGGTCGAGAGAAATTTGGGCGTTCTCGTCGTCGGAAGGGTGGTCCGTCTCCGACCTGTAGGTCACCGACGAGGGTCTCTTTTCGGAAGTCATTGTGAAACGGCGAAAACCGGAGTTTGTTTGTTAAGAACACAtcgtcgacgattttatcttGGTGTTTAAGGATTCTGTAACAAAGCTGGTGAGATAAGGAGGTGTCGGGCCGGCGTGTTTACATTTCATTTACCATTTTGAATGCATATGTTGGAGTACACCCTCGTCATGAATAGGAGGAACATGTTTATAATCTAAATCAAACATTACCGCTGTGTGTCAACACCGTTGTTTGTCTTGCGCTTTTCGCGGATTCGCTgctaattttcataattattcCGATAAACAGGGCCGGAGGAGCTGCACTGGGActattgtaaaaaattcaaacatgtGTTCCAATTAGAAAGTTGACAGGAGGCGGGCCAAATTGACGGATCAACGCAACACACTTGATTGACATATGACAGTCCCCCCTCCCGTCTGGCGAACGTCAGCGCAGGAGCGTACTACAAATAAATGGGGACGTAATTTATGGGCTTCCGTGACGTCACACGGTCAACACGGCCCCATCCGAGCAAATAAACCGCGAAAGGCTTCGCTTAACGACTTCCGACTGTCATTATGACACAATCGACCTCAGTTTAATTGACGATTATTGCTAAAACGCAGGACCGGATCGGGCGTAGTGCCACACACGACAACGCGTCCCGCGCTCGAATTCCGCTCGATTACAGAGGGCGCTCTTAACTTTACGTGCGATAAACTTACCACTGTGGAATTTTCGACGATAATGAGCTTTCGAGTTTATGTAATGCTACTCTTTGGCGAGGTTTAGAAGGCCACAAAGCGTCATGATTATATGAATTAGCCGATTTGAGATTATACAGGGAGTCCCGGCTGCGGTGCGCGGACTGACGGACGAGTTTATTGCGGATATATTTTTGTATGGTCTGTTTACACTTTTACTGCTTTTCCGTGATGAGATTGATCAATTTAACTACTCACTTTTATAGAGTCGGTAAACAGATTCGCTGTAAACATTcatatgtattaaaatattcatcCGAGTAAAAGGTTCGACGCTGTTTGTCCGATTCGTCTGTAAAAATGTGAATCCAATTTCGCTTAATTCGTGCCAATTAAATGGGGGTCACGAACGCCGATAAGATAAATCCAATAAAGGTACTCACTACCAGTACTCGACTCGAGTGTTTGATTGCAGTTAATAAATCGAAAGATAATAACCGTGGCTTAACTCGTTATTCAATCGTGATTGTGATGCacatttgcattttatttgCCGAATATATTCTTGCCAGCTATTTTTAGCCTCCCATCTGcgctaaaaaaatgttctttatTGCATAAACCACACgttaaatctaaaattaattttattaaatttcttattaaatttattatgctGTTTATACTTTTTCACTCCTTCAAGTCGCCACAAAAATAATCAAGTCAGCCAGGAGCGGTACTATAAATAGTTTATTGCTCAAGCacactttttattatttatacaatAAATGCAGACATCTTCTTTttatattacaaattttacaaaaa of Tenebrio molitor chromosome 6, icTenMoli1.1, whole genome shotgun sequence contains these proteins:
- the Ac13E gene encoding adenylate cyclase type 9 isoform X1, translating into MTSEKRPSSVTYRSETDHPSDDENAQISLDPQLQLYLAQVSEQSGCWGRFFPIPFERAAQKSWWDPTFDSEILEEQYKRSSSSHSRFKFRYALWYMLLISFSWLVYFLVTGIVSKTNHWPTLCAVLGVLMLLVAIFLIMTYTEVYNKHMLLMSLIVAFILCIINLSFVVLVPMKTDPLSFPTTSDISPVGHFSICIELLMVIYTLIPLKLYMSITIGICYSSAFEILTHCLQNQPFDASTITVRLLSHICIHLIGLHILIMTNVRMRNTFMKVGQSLLVRRQLESEKKLKENMIHSLMPSSVADWLLNEEETFTKSDQRNSDPETNDIRSLFRPFNMNRVENVSILFADIVGFTKMASKKSAEELVEILNNLFQRFDHLCKFHNCEKISTLGDCYYCVSGCPEPRPDHAKCCVEMGLSMIQAIKQFEQEKNEGVNMRVGVHTGTVLCGIVGTRRFKFDVWSNDVTLANRMESTGKPGTVHISEKTCEFLQDMYLFEEGEPVLGLKTFFILGRVGDRTPSYSGSFRAEGRQKYTNSLQLFVSPPTSSPSMSPQSRPRVLSCDTTHIKAAHNPNMLSPDVCKIKASSLPSILDSENEQEGDNCKESADCDNVKTPTSTASSGKYTVKLKSWKIPKFLRKAEGKTDLEIDQQVPSNSEDRISTSGGYQQVPTIIETSNVSNGKKKESFISVTDADDDKRSSIFLDDPRDTIDVKSYISQSRSDVGQYDYSPGELNQFMRTGSYRSQYGRSPNEFSFLQRAGSNRSRRGRSPNFDVFPRERTTSASVTVGNTERGKISLEVPGRLTNISLLDDHFAAQSVHSRKDSGIKSNSRRSSVQQLDNTLPNSDMLQHRVSGYYTSSHSTVSSPQYSVRKPGPFFDKWGACIQHLRKQSDRQLIKCVQENSKSRGSYFIKPQLRKLSLFFKDGQMEQDYRANVHSLEQPDSILTLANSKFNTYFDVCVSSLAFVIVSVSLWLLYGHTTLWLVMSSFFVAVQALGWALCSKRVVECSDKCLGCVSRFYRWNMFGAVLVSLPLVTVLINFCTKVFTTSETSNYLYTYLLFVGVIHFCNFTQLNCWMKNFLAVLFAAIFIPLFLNGTCSNFFVETKEKNVELNPIVAILDDANKTQSNRYDDSLEHYSFLYKSEILMDLFLLLVLVCLLNREFEIGYRLSFHANYVSNRDKINVQNLKTQADYLIYNIVPEHVADQLKRNAKYSENFKDVGIIFASIVNFNEMYDESYLGGKEYLRVLNELIADFDELLDREEFESVEKIKTIGSTFMAASGLNSETRQKQTDPHDHLYALMDFALEMQNVISDFNRDLLEFNLILRIGYNFGDVTAAVIGDTKLYYDIWGDAVNIASRMDSTGVNGHIQVGENCLKVLEEKYAFQPRGSVYVKGKDNMNVYLLRHKKPEGEP
- the Ac13E gene encoding adenylate cyclase type 9 isoform X2, whose amino-acid sequence is MLLVAIFLIMTYTEVYNKHMLLMSLIVAFILCIINLSFVVLVPMKTDPLSFPTTSDISPVGHFSICIELLMVIYTLIPLKLYMSITIGICYSSAFEILTHCLQNQPFDASTITVRLLSHICIHLIGLHILIMTNVRMRNTFMKVGQSLLVRRQLESEKKLKENMIHSLMPSSVADWLLNEEETFTKSDQRNSDPETNDIRSLFRPFNMNRVENVSILFADIVGFTKMASKKSAEELVEILNNLFQRFDHLCKFHNCEKISTLGDCYYCVSGCPEPRPDHAKCCVEMGLSMIQAIKQFEQEKNEGVNMRVGVHTGTVLCGIVGTRRFKFDVWSNDVTLANRMESTGKPGTVHISEKTCEFLQDMYLFEEGEPVLGLKTFFILGRVGDRTPSYSGSFRAEGRQKYTNSLQLFVSPPTSSPSMSPQSRPRVLSCDTTHIKAAHNPNMLSPDVCKIKASSLPSILDSENEQEGDNCKESADCDNVKTPTSTASSGKYTVKLKSWKIPKFLRKAEGKTDLEIDQQVPSNSEDRISTSGGYQQVPTIIETSNVSNGKKKESFISVTDADDDKRSSIFLDDPRDTIDVKSYISQSRSDVGQYDYSPGELNQFMRTGSYRSQYGRSPNEFSFLQRAGSNRSRRGRSPNFDVFPRERTTSASVTVGNTERGKISLEVPGRLTNISLLDDHFAAQSVHSRKDSGIKSNSRRSSVQQLDNTLPNSDMLQHRVSGYYTSSHSTVSSPQYSVRKPGPFFDKWGACIQHLRKQSDRQLIKCVQENSKSRGSYFIKPQLRKLSLFFKDGQMEQDYRANVHSLEQPDSILTLANSKFNTYFDVCVSSLAFVIVSVSLWLLYGHTTLWLVMSSFFVAVQALGWALCSKRVVECSDKCLGCVSRFYRWNMFGAVLVSLPLVTVLINFCTKVFTTSETSNYLYTYLLFVGVIHFCNFTQLNCWMKNFLAVLFAAIFIPLFLNGTCSNFFVETKEKNVELNPIVAILDDANKTQSNRYDDSLEHYSFLYKSEILMDLFLLLVLVCLLNREFEIGYRLSFHANYVSNRDKINVQNLKTQADYLIYNIVPEHVADQLKRNAKYSENFKDVGIIFASIVNFNEMYDESYLGGKEYLRVLNELIADFDELLDREEFESVEKIKTIGSTFMAASGLNSETRQKQTDPHDHLYALMDFALEMQNVISDFNRDLLEFNLILRIGYNFGDVTAAVIGDTKLYYDIWGDAVNIASRMDSTGVNGHIQVGENCLKVLEEKYAFQPRGSVYVKGKDNMNVYLLRHKKPEGEP